GCCTTCCCCCGGCTCTTCTCGGGCCTCGCGATGGTCGCGACCGGCGTGGCGGAGGGCACCCCCGAGGCGGTCGCGACGGAGATCGAACGGTACGAGGAGCTGGCCCAGAAGCCCGGCCTCCTCGGCACGCGGGGGCGTGACTTCTGGAGCGGCGTGTTCGTCGGGACCATCCGGAACCTGCTGACGACCCTGTCCGGGGAACAGCTCGGCCCGTACTCGGCGGCGGTGAGCAACGCACTGCTGGATGCCCTCTTCGCGCGGTTGGCGCCCCGGGGCAGGGCGGAACTGGAGCGGATCTACGGCGCGTACCCCGGCGCGGCCGGTCAGCCCAAGCACGGACTGCGCAACCTCGCCGCCGACTTCCAGGCCGGGGGCGACGCGCGCGAGCTGGCAGAGGGCTTCCTCTTCCGGGCGCTGCGCGAGGACCTGGAGGCGGCCCACGCCTCGGCGTCCGGCTGGCTGCGCCGGGTCGGCCGCCCGGGGCTGCTGCTGGATCACGCCGAGACGCCGCTGGGGGAGGGGCTGTTGAAGGCCGTCCTCCTCGACCGCAGGGGAGGGCAGCGCGACCGTGTGGTGATCGTGGGCACGACGCGCCGGGCGGACGGCGGCGGCTTCCTGTACGGCGGCCTGCCGCCGGAGGACGTGGCGCCCCCGGCCGAGTTCCGGCCCGCCGACGGCGCCCCGCCCGCGTGGTCCCGGCCCACGGACGAAGGGGCGGACCGGGCACCGCTGGCCGACGGGGCGCTGCTGCTGCGGATGCCCTTCCTCACCGGGGACCAGCTGCGCCGGGAGACCGAGCGAAGGCAGACGCGCGCGGAGCCGGAAGGCGGCGCGAACCGCCGCCGCGTCGACGCCGCCGTGGCACGGCTGAGCGGGGGACGGCCGCACACGGTGATCCGGCTGGCCGCCGCGGCTGCCGCCTTCCGGATGCCGGCCGACGCCAACGACCGGGACGTACTGGCCGCCCCACTGCGGCTCCCCGGCGACGGCACCCCCGAGCAGCCGGTGGCCGAGGTGCTGCTCCAGGAGCTGATCCTGGACCAGCTGCCGGTGGGGCTGCCGGGCGAGCACCGCGGCCAGTGGCTGGACCTCCTCACCCATCTGTCGGTGGCGCACGACGAGGAGTGCGCGGACGTCCTGCTCCGTCACCATCAGTCGGGCCGGGTCCACCGCTTGACGGCGCATCACATCTCGAAGCTGCTCACCGACACCGGGTGGCCCAGCTGCGAACGGCATTTCATCGGGGACTTCGGGCTGCGCCAGATGCTGGTGCACCGGCTGTACGGGCTGCGCCCCGCAGCAGCCGCCTGGTATGCCGACCACCACCTGCTGCGGGACCACTACGCGACGCGCGCGGTGACGGACGAGGGCGCGCCGGGCGACGGGGCGTTCCGTTCGGTCATGGCGCACCGGATGAACCACCACCTGGTCTCCGGCGGTGCGGACGACGTGGCCCGCCATCTGGCCGCCACGCTGCCAGGGCGCCCCCAGGAGTGGTGCGCGGAGCTGCTGGAGATCGCCCAGGCGCCGTACCCGGGCGGCGCCGACGCCCGGCGGGAGCGCGCCCAGGGCTTGGTGACGGCGGACGGACCGGCGCTGCGCCGCACCGTCGACCAGCTGCTGCACGCGGTGTGGCTGTGCGAGGAGCGGACCAGGCCGACCGGCCAGGAGACGGCCCGCACGCTGGAGAAACTGCTGGAGCTCCTCTCGATCATGGAGTTCGACGGGGCGGGACAGCTCGGCAAGACGGCGACCTACTGGAGCGGCCTGGCGGCGAACGAGCAGCCGTTGCTGCGCTGCGCCTGCACAGAGCAGCTGGGGCGAAGGAGATAACGGGGATGCCCAAGTGGAAGAAGATCCTCTACACGCTGCTGGCGGTGGCGGCGATCGTCGTGGCCGGCTACCTCATCAAGTCCTGCGCCCAGAAGCCGGACACCTGTGCCGACGGGGTGGAGCGGGTCGGCGGCGAGTGCGTCGGCGTCAACGGCGAGGGCTACGACTTCGGCACGCCGGAGATCCGCGACGTGGCCAAGGCCATCGCACGCCAGAACAAGAAGGCCGAGGGCAGCTCGCACGTCACGGTGGCGATGATGCTGCCGCTCCAGTCGGACAAGGCGGCGCTGCGCAGGCAGATGCGCAGCGACATCCAGGGCGCGTATCTGGGGCAGCGGCAGGCCAACGGGGGCGAGGGGGAACCGCCGAAGATCCGGCTGGTGCTGGCCAACCCCGGGCGGGACTACAAGCAGCAGGAGAAGGTCGTGAACACCCTGCTGCGGATGGCCGATTCGTCCAAGGACCGGCTGCGCGCCGTCACGGGCTTCAATCTCAGCCTCGATGACACGGAGGAAGCGGTCGAGCGGCTGACGAAGCACAAGATCCCCGTGCTCGCCTCCCGGATCAGCGGGGACCGGATCTCGAACGAGGACCGGACGGACGGCTCGGCCAAGGCACGGTTCCCCGGCCTGGCCCGGATCCTCCCCACCAACCACGACGCCGCCCAGGCACTGGCCAACTTCAACGGCGAACGGGGCCGGGAGAACCGGAAGACGGTGCTGGTCTACGACAAGCGCGACGACGGCTACAACGAGTCGCTGGCGAAGGCGTTCAGCGGGATCAAGGAGAAGGGCCCGCCCGGTCCCGCCGCGATGCCCTTCGAGTCCCCGGGCATCGACGAGCCGGGCTCGACCGGCAACCAGTTCACCCAGACGGCCAACAACATCTGCGACTCCGGCGCCGACACCGTCTACTTCGCGGGCCGCACGGTGCACCTGCGGCTCTTCGCGCTCAAGCTCGCCCAGGTGGACTGCCAAAACCGGCACTACACCCTCGTCAGCGGCTCCGACGCCGCCTCGCTGCGGCTGGACATGACGAAGAAGGACTGGGAGCGGCTGCGCGGCGAGGGCGGCGAGCCGAAGGTGACGGTGCAGTACGCCGCCCCCGCGCACCCGGACGCCTGGCGTGCCGAACTGGCCGACTGGAAGAAGAAGTGGCGCGCGGACCACGACCGCAAGCCCACCGAGAAGGACCTCCCCCAGTACCTCACCGAGCCCGGCGCGGCCCTGGAGACCCTGAAGAAGCGGATAGAGACCACGCGCGGCGAGGGCGTACGGCTCGGCTCGAAGCCGGACCTGGAGGACTCCCGGACGATGCTCGTGTACGACGGCCTCACCACCATCGGCAAGGCACTGCACCTCGCGCAGCACGGCGGCGCCGAGGAGGTGCCCAGCCGTGCGGACGTCGGTGGGCAGTGGTCGCGGCTCCAGTCCCGGCACCGGGTGCACGGTGCGAGCGGACTGATCTGCCTGACCAGCAACGGGAACCCGTACGACAAGCCGGCCGCCGTGGTCGAGCTGGATCCGGGCCGGGAGGGCCATGGCAAGCTGAAGTTCGTCGGCCTGGGCTGGTCCACGGGACGGGAACAGCCGAAGAACTGTGTGATCCCCAGCGACACCTCCCCGGGCGGGCCGTGAGCGCACCGTAAGGGGCGCGGGGAACGGCGCGACAGCCACGACGTTGCCGCAGACGGGGTACTGGACTCCCAGCGGAGCGCTACCGCTGTCGGCGGACCAGCTCGTGGAACAAGCCCGTGGGGTCGGCCAGCAGGGCCGCCGGCGTGCCCTCCTGCACGACGCGGCCCTGGGACATCACGATCACCCGGTCCGCGTCCAGCACGGTGGACAGCCGGTGCGCGATCACCACCCGGGTGGCGCGCAGCTCCCGCGTGCTCTCCGCCACCACGCGCTGCGTCTCGTTGTCCAGCGCGCTGGTCGCCTCGTCGAAGAAGAGCAGACGAGGGCGGCGCACCAGCGCCTGCGCGATCATCAGCCGCTGCCGCTGGCCGCCGGATACGGTGCCACCGCCGTCGGAGAGCATGGTGTGGAGGCCCATGGGCATCGCCTTGATGTCGTCGGCCACCCCCGCCATCCGTGCCGCCTCCCACACCTCCTCCAGGGGGAAGGTCTCCGCGCCGCAGACGCACTCCAGGATCGAGCCGGCGTGCGGCTGCGCGTTCTGGAGCACGACACCGCACTGGCGGCGCACCGCCACCTGGTCGAGCGCGGTGAGGTCCTGTCCGTCGTAGCGGACCTCTCCCGAGGTGGGCCGGTCGAAGCCGATCAGCAGCCGCAGCAGCGTCGACTTGCCGCAGCCGCTCGCTCCCACGATCGCCACGAACTCCCCGGGCTCCACCCGGAAGGAGACGCCGTCCAGGACGAGCGGCCCGTCCTCGGAATAGCGGAAGGTCAGCTCCCGTGCCTCGATCGCGCCGGAGAGCGTACCGGGCTGTACGCTGCCGCCGCGTACCTCCGGGAGCTCCTGGAGCACCGGCTTGATCTGCTCGTACATCGGAAGGACCGCGGCGCACGAGATGAGCGCGTTGGTCAGCTGGGTGACGGACGTCAGCAGCATCGTCATCGCGGTGGTGAAGGTGAGGAACCCGCTGGGTGACAGCGCGCCGCGTGCCGGGCCGGCCAGCAGGACGAACAGCAGCAGCGTCGCCAGCGGCAGGTACACCGCGTTGACGACCGTGCTGATGTTGCGGATCCGCCCCGCCCGCCGCTGGAGCTCCCGGCTGCGGGCG
This sequence is a window from Streptomyces sp. NBC_01775. Protein-coding genes within it:
- a CDS encoding ABC transporter substrate-binding protein produces the protein MPKWKKILYTLLAVAAIVVAGYLIKSCAQKPDTCADGVERVGGECVGVNGEGYDFGTPEIRDVAKAIARQNKKAEGSSHVTVAMMLPLQSDKAALRRQMRSDIQGAYLGQRQANGGEGEPPKIRLVLANPGRDYKQQEKVVNTLLRMADSSKDRLRAVTGFNLSLDDTEEAVERLTKHKIPVLASRISGDRISNEDRTDGSAKARFPGLARILPTNHDAAQALANFNGERGRENRKTVLVYDKRDDGYNESLAKAFSGIKEKGPPGPAAMPFESPGIDEPGSTGNQFTQTANNICDSGADTVYFAGRTVHLRLFALKLAQVDCQNRHYTLVSGSDAASLRLDMTKKDWERLRGEGGEPKVTVQYAAPAHPDAWRAELADWKKKWRADHDRKPTEKDLPQYLTEPGAALETLKKRIETTRGEGVRLGSKPDLEDSRTMLVYDGLTTIGKALHLAQHGGAEEVPSRADVGGQWSRLQSRHRVHGASGLICLTSNGNPYDKPAAVVELDPGREGHGKLKFVGLGWSTGREQPKNCVIPSDTSPGGP